A region of Paenibacillus thiaminolyticus DNA encodes the following proteins:
- a CDS encoding cbb3-type cytochrome c oxidase subunit I, whose product MWEKVKSFASEFFVTGDPLIYGADVTIVLTIIAIVFGLTYFKKWGWLWREWLTTVDHKKIGIMYILSAFLMLFRGGVDALLMRAQLAMPELSFLTPDHYNQIFTTHGVIMILFMAMPFMFGLFNVVVPLQIGARDVAFPFLNALSFWLFFWGAMLFNLSFVIGGSPDAGWLAYPPYSERMFNPGVGQDFYIWGIQISGIGSLMTGINFIVTILKMRAPGMKLMKMPLFPWSVLSSCIAIIFSFPILTATLALLFLDRYLGAHFFTLDGGGNPMMYINLIWMWGHPEVYIIILPAFGIFSEIVSTFAKKKLFGYKSMVYAMMIISILSFLVWAHHFFTMGSGADVNAFFALTTMLIAIPTGVKVFNWLFTMFRGKITFETPMLWTIGFIVCFIIGGMTGVLLSVAPADFQFHNSYFLIAHFHNTIIGGVVFGYFAGLYYWWPKLFGFTLNERIGKWAFWFWNIGFYVCFMPQYVLGLMGMTRRLVTYGWDKGWWEMNLVSTIGAVLMGIAFLLQVWQSVYSVKYAPTDTTGDPWNGRTLEWSIPSPAPHYNFATLPQVSSQDEWWEEKQRRARGEQSPVPPKLEPIHMPRNSGIPFVMSMFWFTAGFGFVFDWVWLTVAGLAGVAVCMLVHSFNYNTDYYIPVEEITRTEAALRG is encoded by the coding sequence ATGTGGGAGAAAGTAAAAAGCTTTGCATCGGAATTTTTTGTGACGGGCGATCCGTTAATATACGGTGCCGATGTCACCATCGTTCTGACCATTATCGCGATTGTATTTGGGCTGACGTATTTTAAAAAATGGGGCTGGCTGTGGCGCGAATGGCTGACGACAGTCGATCATAAAAAAATCGGCATCATGTACATCCTCTCCGCTTTTCTGATGCTGTTCCGCGGCGGGGTGGACGCACTCCTGATGCGGGCGCAGCTGGCGATGCCGGAGCTGAGCTTTTTGACGCCGGATCATTATAATCAGATCTTTACGACTCATGGCGTCATAATGATTCTATTTATGGCGATGCCGTTCATGTTCGGCCTGTTCAACGTGGTGGTGCCGCTGCAGATTGGCGCGCGCGATGTCGCTTTTCCCTTTTTGAATGCGCTGAGCTTCTGGCTCTTCTTCTGGGGCGCGATGCTGTTTAACCTGTCCTTTGTCATCGGGGGATCGCCTGATGCGGGATGGCTTGCCTATCCGCCTTATTCGGAGCGAATGTTCAATCCGGGCGTTGGTCAGGATTTCTACATATGGGGGATCCAGATCTCGGGGATCGGCAGCCTGATGACCGGCATCAACTTTATCGTGACGATTCTGAAGATGCGCGCTCCCGGCATGAAGCTGATGAAAATGCCGTTATTCCCGTGGTCGGTGTTGTCGAGCTGCATCGCGATCATTTTCTCGTTCCCTATCTTGACGGCGACGTTGGCGCTGCTGTTTTTGGACCGCTATTTGGGGGCGCATTTCTTCACCCTGGACGGCGGCGGCAACCCGATGATGTATATCAATTTGATCTGGATGTGGGGTCACCCTGAGGTGTATATCATCATTCTGCCTGCCTTCGGCATTTTTTCAGAGATTGTATCGACTTTTGCTAAGAAAAAGCTGTTCGGTTATAAATCGATGGTGTATGCCATGATGATCATCAGTATTTTATCATTTCTCGTCTGGGCGCATCATTTCTTTACGATGGGCTCCGGAGCGGATGTCAACGCCTTTTTTGCACTCACGACCATGCTGATCGCGATCCCGACCGGCGTCAAAGTGTTCAATTGGCTGTTCACGATGTTCCGGGGAAAAATCACCTTCGAGACGCCCATGCTGTGGACGATCGGCTTTATCGTCTGCTTCATCATTGGCGGGATGACCGGGGTGCTTCTGTCGGTTGCGCCGGCGGACTTTCAATTCCACAACAGCTACTTCCTGATTGCGCATTTCCATAATACGATCATCGGCGGCGTCGTGTTCGGTTATTTCGCAGGCTTGTATTATTGGTGGCCCAAGCTGTTCGGCTTCACGCTCAACGAGCGGATTGGGAAGTGGGCGTTCTGGTTCTGGAATATCGGATTTTACGTCTGCTTCATGCCGCAATATGTGCTCGGGTTAATGGGGATGACGCGCCGGCTTGTGACGTACGGATGGGACAAAGGATGGTGGGAGATGAATCTCGTATCCACGATCGGAGCCGTGCTGATGGGAATCGCCTTCTTGCTCCAAGTCTGGCAGAGCGTGTACAGCGTGAAGTATGCGCCCACAGATACAACGGGGGATCCATGGAACGGACGCACCTTGGAATGGTCGATTCCTTCTCCGGCGCCGCATTATAATTTCGCCACGCTGCCGCAAGTGTCTTCCCAGGATGAATGGTGGGAGGAGAAGCAGCGGCGGGCGCGCGGGGAACAATCTCCCGTACCGCCGAAGCTGGAACCGATCCATATGCCGCGCAATTCGGGCATTCCTTTTGTGATGTCGATGTTCTGGTTTACGGCCGGATTCGGGTTCGTATTCGATTGGGTCTGGTTGACGGTGGCCGGTCTGGCTGGCGTGGCGGTATGCATGCTGGTTCATTCCTTCAATTACAATACCGACTATTATATCCCGGTAGAGGAGATTACACGCACAGAAGCTGCGCTAAGGGGGTAA
- the cyoA gene encoding ubiquinol oxidase subunit II, protein MKRSNAFRWLAFLSMLAPLLLLTAGCTEHMIVLNPKGPIAEQQRDLMVISTVLASIVIVPVLILTAIIVWRYRDKEGRTAKYAPEWEHNTKLEVIWWGIPIVVIAVLGIITVQSTYALEPSKPLASDRKALTIQATSLDWKWLFQYPEQGIATVNSIKIPEDVPIRFEITADAPMNSFWIPQLGGQMYAMSGMAMTLYLQADERGQYWGSGANFTGKDFAKMHFDVEATSQEEFDQWVSEVKAASPALTLEGYKQLAEPAASDVKTFSSFPEGLFYMTVTKYASSHNHGLSWEDIQNIKLQE, encoded by the coding sequence ATGAAGAGATCCAACGCCTTCCGCTGGCTGGCGTTCCTATCCATGCTTGCGCCGCTGCTCTTGCTGACGGCCGGATGCACCGAGCATATGATCGTGCTCAATCCGAAAGGGCCGATTGCCGAACAACAGCGGGATCTCATGGTGATCTCCACCGTATTGGCATCCATCGTTATCGTGCCGGTTCTGATCCTTACGGCGATTATTGTGTGGCGCTACCGGGACAAGGAGGGCAGGACAGCGAAGTATGCGCCGGAGTGGGAGCACAACACCAAGCTGGAGGTCATCTGGTGGGGGATTCCGATCGTGGTCATTGCCGTGTTAGGCATTATTACCGTACAGAGCACTTATGCCCTCGAGCCGTCCAAGCCCCTCGCATCGGACCGCAAGGCCTTGACCATCCAGGCGACCTCGCTGGACTGGAAATGGTTGTTCCAATATCCGGAGCAAGGCATCGCCACGGTCAATAGCATCAAGATTCCGGAGGACGTGCCCATCCGATTCGAGATTACGGCCGATGCCCCGATGAATTCCTTCTGGATTCCGCAGCTCGGCGGTCAGATGTACGCGATGTCCGGGATGGCGATGACGCTTTATCTACAGGCGGATGAGCGTGGCCAATATTGGGGCTCCGGCGCCAACTTCACCGGCAAAGATTTTGCGAAGATGCACTTTGACGTGGAGGCCACTTCCCAGGAGGAATTCGATCAATGGGTGAGCGAGGTCAAGGCCGCTTCGCCTGCGCTCACATTGGAAGGCTACAAGCAGTTGGCGGAGCCAGCCGCATCGGATGTGAAGACCTTTTCCTCGTTCCCGGAAGGCCTGTTCTACATGACGGTCACGAAGTATGCTTCCTCGCACAATCATGGCTTGTCCTGGGAGGACATTCAGAACATCAAGCTCCAAGAATAA
- a CDS encoding COX15/CtaA family protein, with product MLSLRYRLLAWSSFAGMFLVLLAGALVTKTGSGRGCGDDWPLCNGKFVPAYTLESLIEYSHRFVTGIVGIIVVVTFWYTWRHLRHHREAAAYAGGTLLFTIVQALMGAAAVKWPQQPAVMALHFGISLLAVASSMLLVAWCYRVDKKTGPASPRHLPKWIYIAAWGIWIYCYGVVYLGAYIRHTGTEGACMGWPLCNGELIPYLYGASGIVFAHRAAAAVLLLLLAGLHILVRRAAIKSRRSDWRAGTVAALALTMAQIVSGGLLTLTIADENAYLLASLLHNVLATLLFGVLTDIAIRSWKHRMQ from the coding sequence TTGTTATCGCTTCGTTACCGCTTGTTGGCATGGTCTTCCTTCGCCGGTATGTTTCTGGTCTTGCTTGCGGGAGCTCTCGTGACCAAGACCGGTTCCGGGCGCGGCTGCGGAGATGACTGGCCCTTGTGCAACGGGAAGTTCGTTCCGGCCTACACGCTGGAGTCGTTAATCGAGTATTCGCACCGCTTCGTTACCGGAATCGTGGGCATCATCGTGGTGGTGACGTTCTGGTATACATGGCGTCATCTGAGACATCATCGCGAGGCGGCGGCGTATGCCGGCGGAACGCTGTTATTCACGATCGTCCAGGCCTTGATGGGAGCGGCGGCGGTCAAATGGCCGCAGCAGCCGGCCGTGATGGCGCTTCACTTCGGGATATCGCTGCTTGCCGTAGCCAGCAGCATGCTGCTGGTTGCATGGTGTTATCGAGTGGACAAAAAGACCGGGCCGGCTTCCCCCCGTCATCTACCGAAATGGATATATATCGCGGCATGGGGGATCTGGATCTACTGTTATGGCGTCGTGTATTTGGGGGCCTACATCCGTCATACGGGGACCGAAGGGGCCTGCATGGGCTGGCCGCTATGTAATGGGGAGCTTATCCCGTATCTGTACGGGGCGTCGGGAATTGTCTTCGCGCATCGTGCCGCCGCCGCGGTCCTCCTTCTCCTGCTTGCCGGATTACATATCCTTGTTCGCCGCGCCGCCATCAAGAGCCGGCGTTCCGATTGGAGAGCCGGAACCGTGGCGGCCCTCGCGCTCACCATGGCACAGATTGTGAGCGGCGGACTGCTCACCCTAACGATTGCCGACGAGAATGCCTATTTATTGGCCAGCCTTCTCCATAATGTGCTGGCAACGCTGCTGTTCGGCGTGCTGACGGACATCGCCATCCGCTCTTGGAAGCATCGAATGCAATAA
- a CDS encoding bifunctional 3-deoxy-7-phosphoheptulonate synthase/chorismate mutase → MTQRNVHQLREQLDAINAQLLELLSERARVTQEIGSEKGKQGVPKFDPVREKAMLDRLVASNTGPFDDKTIRHLFKQIFQASLNLQQEEQKKHLLVSRKNQQEDTIVTLNSIAVGGGRPVMIAGPCSVESYEQVRQVAAALKEAGITVMRGGAFKPRTSPYDFQGLGIEGLKILKEVGTEFGLKTISEIVDPSHIEMACEYIDVIQIGARNMQNFELLKAAGEVRTPILLKRGLAATIDEFLHAAEYIVSRGNSQVMLIERGIRTYEKATRNTLDISAVPILKQESHLPVLVDVTHSTGRKDIMAPCAKAALAAGADGVMVEVHPDPATALSDAAQQMNIEEFKRFYTEVQQSGLLRQ, encoded by the coding sequence ATGACGCAACGAAATGTTCATCAATTGCGGGAGCAATTGGACGCGATTAACGCTCAGTTGCTGGAGCTGCTGTCGGAACGGGCGCGCGTTACGCAGGAGATCGGAAGTGAAAAAGGGAAGCAGGGCGTTCCCAAATTCGACCCGGTGCGGGAAAAAGCGATGCTTGACAGATTAGTCGCCAGTAATACAGGACCGTTTGACGACAAAACGATTCGCCACCTGTTCAAGCAAATTTTTCAGGCGTCGCTGAACCTTCAACAAGAGGAGCAGAAAAAGCATCTGTTGGTCAGCCGCAAAAATCAACAGGAAGATACTATCGTAACGCTGAATTCGATTGCGGTCGGAGGGGGAAGGCCTGTCATGATCGCCGGCCCTTGCTCGGTCGAGAGCTATGAGCAGGTGCGCCAAGTCGCCGCGGCGCTCAAGGAAGCCGGCATTACGGTCATGCGCGGGGGAGCCTTCAAGCCAAGAACATCCCCTTATGATTTCCAGGGTCTCGGGATAGAGGGCCTGAAGATTTTGAAAGAAGTCGGCACCGAATTCGGATTGAAGACAATAAGCGAAATCGTGGACCCGTCCCACATCGAGATGGCCTGCGAGTATATCGACGTCATCCAGATCGGCGCCAGAAATATGCAGAATTTCGAGCTGCTGAAGGCGGCGGGAGAGGTACGCACGCCGATCCTGTTAAAGCGCGGGCTGGCAGCTACAATCGATGAATTCCTCCACGCGGCGGAATATATCGTATCGCGGGGCAATAGCCAAGTGATGCTGATCGAGCGCGGCATTCGGACGTATGAGAAAGCGACCCGGAACACGCTCGATATTTCTGCCGTGCCGATTCTGAAGCAGGAGAGCCATCTTCCGGTGCTGGTCGATGTCACGCATTCCACCGGCCGGAAGGATATTATGGCTCCTTGCGCCAAGGCGGCGCTGGCCGCGGGGGCAGACGGCGTCATGGTCGAGGTTCATCCGGATCCCGCCACCGCATTGTCCGACGCCGCGCAGCAGATGAATATCGAGGAATTCAAGCGATTCTATACGGAAGTGCAGCAGTCAGGCTTACTGCGGCAGTAG
- the dapA gene encoding 4-hydroxy-tetrahydrodipicolinate synthase, translated as MLTEEQLRGVMVPIVTPFDRSGNVDFDSFTKLIARLVSKGIHGLIVNGTTGESPVIESRELEDLIRTARQSIPATQAIPLIVGTGSNNTSATVRRTAQAKSLGADAALVVTPYYNRPSQQGIIQHFQALAEAELPVILYDIPYRTGVQLELETMKAIMRMDHVIGLKESTGNLKRLAALARTMTKPVLCGEDELFFASLCCGAAGGILASANLDSDQFVQVYEQYQADNINESRRLFDQLLPLIQFLFSEPNPAPLKWLLAQRGHIRSDRLRLPMTAISSAASKKGTRLIQGRT; from the coding sequence GTGCTTACCGAAGAGCAATTGCGCGGCGTTATGGTTCCTATCGTGACGCCCTTCGATCGCAGCGGGAATGTAGACTTCGACTCGTTCACAAAACTGATTGCGCGCTTGGTGAGCAAAGGAATTCACGGCCTAATCGTGAATGGAACGACCGGGGAATCCCCGGTAATTGAATCCCGTGAGCTGGAAGACCTCATCCGGACTGCGCGCCAGTCCATCCCGGCAACCCAAGCCATTCCGCTCATTGTAGGGACCGGCTCTAACAATACGTCGGCTACCGTGAGAAGAACCGCGCAGGCCAAATCGCTGGGGGCGGATGCCGCTCTCGTCGTCACGCCCTATTACAATCGACCGTCGCAGCAAGGCATTATCCAGCATTTTCAGGCGCTTGCCGAGGCGGAGCTGCCCGTTATTCTATACGATATCCCTTATCGCACCGGAGTTCAGCTTGAACTGGAGACGATGAAAGCAATCATGAGGATGGATCATGTGATTGGTCTCAAAGAAAGCACAGGCAATTTGAAGCGGCTCGCCGCACTGGCCCGCACGATGACCAAGCCGGTTCTGTGTGGAGAGGACGAACTCTTTTTTGCTTCCTTGTGCTGCGGAGCGGCTGGAGGAATATTAGCCAGCGCGAATCTGGACAGCGATCAGTTCGTGCAAGTGTATGAGCAGTATCAGGCGGATAACATCAATGAATCGCGGCGACTATTCGATCAACTGCTGCCGCTAATTCAGTTTCTCTTTTCCGAACCGAATCCCGCTCCGCTGAAATGGCTGCTCGCGCAGCGTGGACATATCCGTTCCGACCGGCTTCGCCTGCCGATGACCGCGATTAGCAGCGCCGCGAGCAAGAAGGGAACTCGTCTCATCCAAGGGCGTACGTGA
- a CDS encoding FAS1-like dehydratase domain-containing protein, whose product MIQINDVFTWERTFTKEDVLEFGRISGDQGSHHVEPDERGRVMVQGLLTASIGTKIGGDLNYIAREMISEFIRPVFTGDTITCEVTLTKIEQLEGFKKIELKSVYRNQHGKEVLIGSSHGIIRDKNAKN is encoded by the coding sequence ATGATTCAAATAAATGATGTTTTTACATGGGAAAGAACGTTTACTAAAGAAGATGTTTTGGAGTTTGGACGTATTTCAGGGGATCAAGGCAGTCATCATGTAGAACCTGATGAAAGAGGACGTGTAATGGTTCAGGGCTTATTAACTGCTAGTATAGGAACAAAAATTGGCGGTGATCTGAACTATATCGCAAGAGAGATGATAAGTGAATTTATTCGGCCTGTTTTTACTGGCGATACGATAACATGTGAAGTAACGTTAACCAAGATTGAACAATTGGAAGGCTTTAAGAAGATCGAATTAAAGTCGGTTTATAGGAATCAACACGGAAAAGAAGTGCTCATCGGTTCGAGCCATGGAATTATAAGAGACAAAAATGCCAAGAATTAA
- a CDS encoding LysR family transcriptional regulator, producing MIELLEGRVMKTFIAVMEEKSFSRAAERLGYVQSTVTTHIQSLEQACKQKLFHRLPRGVKPTPAGEKMMKYAYQFVHLGSSIEEAMNELEQPKGTVYLRMQESFFLTRFSSFMQYFVNKYPEVKLQIEAGFYQDILDHVLEHAIDFGMVPRDPQRHDVIFYPLVEEKLIFIASRALMREVETEGLERLSQEVLISFGTDCLYHTQASQALQEAGIAVKEALELPSLDMIKQSVKCGSGFALIPEIAVQAELAAGEFDVLPIGSDIRSTHGMIVHKSRELSFPARLLLSEWTEHSNVHSYAAKR from the coding sequence ATGATAGAATTGCTGGAAGGAAGAGTCATGAAAACGTTTATTGCCGTGATGGAAGAAAAAAGCTTCAGCCGCGCGGCAGAGCGGTTAGGATATGTTCAATCGACAGTAACCACCCATATTCAGTCTCTGGAGCAGGCTTGCAAGCAGAAATTGTTCCATCGCTTGCCGCGTGGCGTAAAGCCTACGCCCGCCGGTGAAAAAATGATGAAGTATGCCTATCAATTTGTTCATTTGGGCTCTTCGATTGAGGAAGCGATGAATGAGCTGGAGCAGCCGAAGGGCACGGTATATCTTCGCATGCAGGAATCTTTTTTTCTGACACGCTTTTCTTCTTTTATGCAGTATTTCGTGAACAAGTACCCCGAGGTGAAATTGCAGATTGAAGCGGGATTTTATCAGGATATTCTCGATCATGTGTTGGAGCATGCGATTGACTTCGGCATGGTCCCGCGCGATCCGCAGCGGCATGACGTCATCTTTTATCCCTTGGTGGAAGAGAAATTGATTTTTATTGCTTCCCGGGCGCTGATGAGGGAGGTGGAGACGGAAGGTCTTGAGCGGCTAAGCCAAGAGGTCTTGATCAGCTTCGGGACCGACTGCTTGTATCATACGCAAGCGAGCCAAGCGCTGCAGGAGGCGGGGATTGCCGTGAAGGAGGCGCTGGAGCTCCCCAGCCTTGATATGATTAAGCAATCCGTGAAATGCGGATCTGGATTTGCTCTCATTCCGGAAATTGCGGTGCAAGCCGAGCTAGCCGCAGGAGAGTTCGACGTGCTCCCCATCGGTTCGGACATCCGCTCAACGCACGGAATGATCGTTCATAAAAGCAGAGAATTAAGCTTCCCGGCCCGATTGCTGCTGTCGGAATGGACAGAGCACTCCAATGTGCATTCTTATGCTGCTAAAAGGTAA
- a CDS encoding DJ-1/PfpI family protein codes for MSQKQGFRLGVYIFKDAEVVDYAAPYGVFSVARRLDPGLDAFLVADALRPVQTQAGLTVHPNYSFNDMPDMDAFLIPGGFGTRQETYNKRLHHFIRSLPESTLLTSVCTGSWIYGNMGLLDGLPATSRKEPDRLEASAMGKVPIDRLAELAPACTISRARIVDTGRIITGAGIASGMEMGFHLLRRAGYDEAFISDVARVMEYGEAYSLYKEDIEYFNPIGK; via the coding sequence ATGAGTCAAAAACAAGGTTTCCGCTTGGGTGTCTATATTTTCAAAGATGCCGAAGTCGTCGATTATGCCGCGCCATACGGCGTATTTTCGGTAGCGCGCAGGCTGGATCCCGGGCTTGACGCCTTTCTCGTCGCGGATGCCTTAAGACCCGTCCAGACCCAGGCCGGCCTTACGGTCCACCCCAATTACAGCTTCAACGACATGCCGGATATGGATGCCTTTCTTATCCCCGGCGGGTTCGGAACCCGGCAGGAGACCTACAACAAGCGGCTGCACCATTTTATACGCTCCCTGCCCGAGTCGACCTTGCTGACCAGCGTATGCACAGGCTCCTGGATCTATGGGAACATGGGGCTGCTCGACGGGCTGCCGGCGACCAGCCGTAAAGAACCGGATCGGCTGGAAGCTTCCGCCATGGGCAAGGTGCCTATCGATCGCCTTGCCGAACTTGCGCCGGCGTGCACGATCAGCCGGGCACGCATTGTCGATACCGGCCGAATCATTACCGGAGCAGGCATCGCCTCCGGGATGGAAATGGGCTTCCATTTGTTGCGGCGGGCCGGCTATGACGAAGCCTTCATCTCGGATGTAGCCAGAGTGATGGAGTATGGCGAAGCGTATAGCCTGTACAAAGAGGATATCGAATATTTCAATCCAATCGGAAAATAA
- a CDS encoding GlcG/HbpS family heme-binding protein, giving the protein MKLIKLTLDMAKLLIAAAERKSRELGLAEVIAIVDEGTNLIALHRMDNARIAAIDIALNKAWTSAAMKMPTSNLSEAALPGGPSFGINTTNQGKIVILGGGIPLVKKGSIVGGIGVSGGTSAQDIEVANAAVQAFESIHERGGSPIGTARIGTRQPAVPSPYLIRE; this is encoded by the coding sequence ATGAAGTTGATCAAACTGACATTGGACATGGCGAAGCTGCTGATCGCTGCCGCGGAACGCAAGTCTCGCGAGCTCGGTCTGGCCGAGGTGATCGCTATCGTCGACGAAGGGACGAACCTCATCGCACTGCACCGGATGGATAATGCCCGGATCGCCGCTATCGATATCGCCCTCAACAAGGCATGGACGAGTGCAGCGATGAAAATGCCGACATCCAATCTGTCGGAGGCAGCTCTTCCCGGCGGACCGTCCTTCGGCATCAACACGACGAATCAAGGAAAAATCGTTATCCTGGGCGGTGGCATTCCGCTTGTCAAAAAAGGGAGCATCGTCGGGGGGATCGGCGTAAGCGGCGGCACAAGCGCGCAAGACATCGAAGTGGCCAATGCCGCCGTGCAAGCATTCGAGAGTATCCACGAGCGAGGCGGCTCGCCAATCGGAACGGCACGAATTGGTACGCGCCAGCCAGCTGTTCCCTCGCCTTACTTGATCCGTGAATGA
- a CDS encoding immunity 53 family protein, which yields MDILIWLENWFLQNCDNDWEHSYGLRIATLDNPGWSVEISLNDTVLEEMEYTKTIIERSNNDWIHCFVEENTFKGYGGPNNLREILEIFKNWASINN from the coding sequence ATGGATATATTAATTTGGTTGGAGAATTGGTTTTTACAGAACTGCGATAACGACTGGGAGCATAGTTATGGTCTAAGAATTGCCACATTGGATAACCCCGGGTGGTCTGTAGAAATTAGTTTAAATGATACCGTTCTAGAGGAAATGGAATATACAAAAACAATTATAGAACGTAGCAATAACGATTGGATTCATTGTTTTGTAGAAGAAAATACTTTTAAGGGATACGGTGGACCAAACAATCTTAGAGAGATACTGGAGATATTTAAAAATTGGGCATCAATTAATAATTAG
- a CDS encoding polymorphic toxin-type HINT domain-containing protein: MKKIISLMLFFILSFTSIPLASAQSIANCNLHCFSAGTPVQTTSGFKPIEEIRIGDFVLTKDELTGKTGYNAVIELFQRQANETYQITVKGITITTTEEHPFWIPGQGWVEARHLKAGDLLQNPEGKLYPIDRIEIKNDITTVYNFRVEGVHNYFVTELEIWTHNCGAGGIRSIPMRAPTGGGGGSSQASNVGKAKNNLKPDNSAIGAHTTFKRDSNGSVTNYSTYKPQTNTNNPNKWEQVKRYDGVGKGDGHYNKVTGQKVKEPHVHDPKTPGGVREPRRSGKETPMKW, translated from the coding sequence ATGAAAAAAATTATTTCTTTGATGTTATTTTTTATCCTTTCATTTACGAGTATTCCTCTTGCTTCTGCTCAATCCATCGCGAATTGTAATTTGCATTGCTTCTCTGCCGGAACGCCGGTACAAACGACTTCAGGCTTCAAGCCGATTGAAGAGATCCGCATCGGTGATTTTGTACTGACGAAGGATGAACTTACAGGAAAAACAGGATATAATGCAGTTATTGAATTGTTCCAGAGACAAGCAAACGAAACGTATCAAATTACGGTCAAAGGAATAACGATAACGACGACGGAAGAGCATCCGTTCTGGATTCCTGGACAAGGTTGGGTGGAGGCAAGACACCTAAAAGCAGGTGACCTGCTTCAAAATCCAGAAGGCAAACTTTATCCGATTGATCGTATCGAGATTAAGAACGACATCACCACTGTGTATAACTTCCGTGTCGAAGGAGTACATAATTATTTCGTAACCGAGCTGGAAATATGGACGCATAATTGTGGAGCCGGCGGAATAAGAAGTATCCCGATGAGAGCGCCTACAGGGGGAGGCGGAGGATCTAGCCAGGCGTCTAATGTTGGAAAAGCAAAAAACAATTTAAAACCTGATAACTCCGCAATTGGAGCACACACTACATTTAAACGAGACTCTAATGGGAGTGTAACAAACTACTCAACGTATAAACCACAAACTAATACGAATAACCCAAATAAGTGGGAACAAGTAAAGCGGTATGACGGTGTTGGTAAAGGCGATGGTCATTATAACAAAGTAACTGGGCAAAAGGTTAAAGAACCACACGTCCATGATCCTAAGACTCCGGGAGGAGTTAGAGAACCTAGAAGATCAGGGAAAGAAACCCCTATGAAGTGGTGA
- a CDS encoding TraX family protein, which translates to MKKGLNGFQIKLIALFFMTLDHIYANFSVVADIPILFTILGRIAAPLFIFMVTQGMRHTRSREKYLLRLWVGSVGMNVGNNVLNSLFPRSDGAVLFANIFSTMFVICLLIYGCEKIIDCFKNRNYKKVVGFSLLTLLPFIGSGLSLLLMSHMENPTMLLLFKLITTTIPSILFVEGGYIIVLLGIGFYLFGKNAKNTGIYYLLFSALIFISQVDISSFQALLQNNQWFMVLALPFLLLYNHEKGKSMKYLFYFYYPLHIYIFWIVSTFLV; encoded by the coding sequence ATGAAAAAAGGTTTGAATGGTTTTCAAATAAAATTGATTGCCTTATTTTTCATGACGTTAGATCATATCTATGCTAATTTTTCAGTCGTAGCAGATATCCCTATTTTATTCACAATACTTGGAAGAATAGCTGCGCCATTATTTATATTTATGGTAACACAAGGGATGAGACATACTCGTAGCAGAGAGAAGTACTTACTTCGTTTATGGGTTGGATCTGTGGGGATGAATGTAGGAAATAATGTTTTAAACTCATTATTCCCAAGAAGCGATGGTGCAGTGCTATTTGCTAATATATTTTCTACTATGTTTGTAATCTGCCTTCTCATTTATGGATGTGAAAAAATTATCGACTGTTTTAAAAATAGAAATTATAAAAAGGTTGTTGGTTTTTCTCTTTTAACTTTGCTTCCCTTCATTGGTTCAGGTTTATCACTCCTTTTGATGAGTCATATGGAAAATCCAACTATGTTATTGTTATTCAAATTAATTACTACCACTATCCCTTCCATATTGTTCGTTGAAGGTGGTTACATTATTGTACTTCTTGGTATTGGATTCTATTTATTTGGGAAAAATGCAAAGAATACTGGTATTTATTACCTCTTATTTTCAGCACTTATTTTTATAAGCCAAGTAGATATTTCTTCTTTTCAAGCATTGCTTCAGAATAATCAATGGTTCATGGTTTTAGCTTTACCTTTCTTACTACTTTATAATCACGAAAAAGGTAAAAGCATGAAATATTTATTTTATTTCTATTACCCATTGCATATATATATTTTTTGGATTGTATCTACATTTCTAGTCTAA
- a CDS encoding IS3 family transposase, with the protein MLDGASITIQWNLFGNSKMREVLLHTYHTFEELEGDIQAYIHFYNYERLQAKLNGLVPMEFRTKAA; encoded by the coding sequence GTGTTGGACGGTGCATCGATAACGATCCAATGGAATCTTTTTGGGAACTCTAAAATGCGAGAAGTATTATTACATACCTACCATACCTTTGAGGAGCTCGAGGGGGACATCCAGGCCTACATCCACTTTTACAATTACGAACGATTACAGGCAAAACTAAACGGCCTTGTTCCAATGGAATTCAGAACCAAGGCCGCTTAA